In a genomic window of Erigeron canadensis isolate Cc75 chromosome 5, C_canadensis_v1, whole genome shotgun sequence:
- the LOC122601178 gene encoding uncharacterized protein LOC122601178, which yields MSPYEMLYGRKCRSPICWGEVGQREIGGTEVVLKTIEKIDVIKERLKAIQDQQKSYADKRRRPIEFNVSDRVLLKVSPWKGVLRILAKVGKVAYRLELPDDLSGIYPTFHVSYLRKCLADESTYVPLNEIKVDKKLNYIEEPIAIVEEELRRVQNKTVEACLCIIVLALLFKLRRRRFRKKELVELLEA from the exons ATGTCACCATATGAAATGTTGTATGGAAGAAAGTGTCGATCTCcaatttgttggggagaagtggGTCAAAGAGAAATAGGTGGTACGGAAGTGGTTTTAAAAACCATTGAGAAGATAGATGTAATAAAGGAAAGATTGAAAGCgattcaagatcagcaaaagtCTTATGCGGATAAAAGGAGAAGACCGATTGAGTTTAATGTGAGTGACCGTGTTTTGTTGAAAGTCTCTCCATGGAAAGGTGTTTTACG AATTTTAGCTAAAGTTGGCAAGGTTGCATACCGCTTGGAGTTACCGGATGACCTTTCGGGAATATATCCTACGTTTCATGTGTCCTATCTTAGAAAGTGCCTCGCCGACGAATCTACTTATGTGCCTTTGAATGAAATCAAGGTCGATAAAAAGTTGAACTACATTGAGGAGCCTATTGCCATTGTAGAAGAAGAGCTTAGAAGAGTACAAAATAAAACG gttgaagcttgtttaTGCATAATCGTTTTAGCGTTATTGTTcaagttgcggaggag gcggttccggaagaaggaactagttgaattattagaagCTTGA
- the LOC122601177 gene encoding uncharacterized protein LOC122601177 codes for MNLWAVLIVWLSLNILRDRNCGFRATAVCIGRHQDDWRQIRTDLLDELSLHNARYTAIFNKEGVQSLQYMLNHFEGGFADPSYWMIMPDTGLLIASRYNVVVVFLSKEGDTTCLPLFTSPPSSQPLDICVIGRFNGNHFVRLVLQGDFSVPSTHPQWSSHAFDRAWEKSAFA; via the coding sequence ATGAACTTGTGGGCTGTATTAATCGTCTGGTTGAGTCTCAACATACTAAGAGATAGAAACTGTGGATTTAGAGCGACTGCTGTTTGCATTGGTCGTCATCAAGATGATTGGCGTCAAATTCGTACGGATTTATTGGATGAGTTATCTTTGCATAATGCAAGATACACTGCAATTTTTAACAAAGAAGGCGTACAATCACTTCAGTACATGTTGAATCACTTTGAAGGAGGATTTGCAGATCCATCATATTGGATGATTATGCCAGACACTGGGCTACTCATTGCTTCAAGGTATAATGTGGTGGTTGTTTTTTTGAGCAAAGAAGGAGATACAACGTGCTTACCGCTTTTTACTAGCCCACCAAGTTCACAACCACTTGATATTTGTGTAATTGGACGCTTCAATGGTAATCATTTCGTGAGACTGGTGTTACAAGGAGATTTTTCGGTACCTTCTACGCATCCACAATGGTCTAGTCACGCATTTGATCGGGCATGGGAAAAATCCGCTTTTGCATAG